The proteins below come from a single candidate division KSB1 bacterium genomic window:
- a CDS encoding histone deacetylase, translating into MHFVYSPLYEADIGIHVFPVQKYRLVTQALHERHHIPAAAFIEPAAATREQLLLVHTQSYLDDLQNLRWTPRTLFSELPLTRQIVEMSILACGGTIRAAESALEHGAAVHIGGGFHHAFAEKAEGFCYLNDLAVAVRAMQAQKKIRKAMVIDCDLHQGNGTAKIFQHDPTVFTFSIHQWHLYPLKEKSDLDIHLENGIKDKEYLQHLHDHLPRILDEFRPELILYQAGADPYEHDQLGDLRLTINGLAERDRHILQWAKERNIPIAVTLGGGYAYDTNDTVSIHVNTGMETWKKWHSL; encoded by the coding sequence ATGCATTTTGTTTATTCGCCGCTTTACGAGGCCGACATCGGCATTCACGTTTTTCCGGTTCAAAAATATCGTCTCGTGACGCAGGCTTTGCACGAGCGTCATCACATCCCAGCGGCGGCGTTTATTGAACCCGCAGCGGCGACGCGCGAGCAGCTTTTGCTGGTTCATACGCAAAGCTATCTCGATGATCTTCAAAACTTGCGATGGACGCCGCGAACGCTGTTTTCCGAACTGCCGCTGACGCGCCAGATCGTTGAGATGTCGATTCTGGCATGCGGCGGAACGATTCGCGCAGCGGAATCGGCTCTGGAACACGGAGCGGCGGTGCATATCGGCGGCGGCTTTCATCATGCCTTTGCCGAAAAGGCCGAGGGCTTTTGTTATTTGAACGATCTCGCCGTCGCCGTCCGAGCGATGCAAGCGCAAAAAAAAATCCGAAAAGCGATGGTGATCGATTGCGATCTGCATCAGGGCAATGGCACCGCCAAAATTTTTCAACACGATCCAACCGTATTTACCTTTTCCATTCACCAGTGGCATCTTTATCCACTCAAAGAGAAAAGTGATTTGGATATTCATCTGGAAAATGGAATCAAAGATAAGGAGTATTTGCAGCACTTGCATGATCACCTTCCGAGAATTTTGGATGAGTTCCGCCCGGAACTGATTTTGTATCAAGCCGGGGCCGATCCCTATGAGCACGATCAACTTGGCGATTTGCGATTGACCATAAATGGTTTGGCAGAAAGGGATCGTCACATTTTGCAATGGGCCAAGGAACGAAACATTCCAATTGCTGTTACACTTGGCGGCGGATACGCCTATGATACAAATGACACGGTCTCCATTCATGTAAACACGGGTATGGAAACATGGAAAAAATGGCATAGTTTGTGA
- a CDS encoding class I fructose-bisphosphate aldolase: MTFKNISEILGEDAAPLLEHKCSTIPKAQLHLPGPDFVDRIFVPSDRPPSVLRNLQMIFNHGRLAGTGYVSILPVDQGIEHSAGASFAPNPIYFDPENIVKLGIEGGCNAVASTLGVLGAVSRKYAHKIPFILKINHNEFLSYPNKYDQILFANVKQAFNMGAVAIGATVYYGSDESSRQIQEISAAFAHAHELGLVTILWCYLRNSAFNVKGDKDYHVSADLTGQANHLGVTIEADIVKQKLPENNGGYNALKFGKTHKSVYEKLTSEHPIDLTRYQVANCYMGRIGLINSGGASTGKGESDLKEAVKTAVINKRAGGMGLISGRKAFQKSMSEGVELLNAIQDVYLSTEITVA; the protein is encoded by the coding sequence ATGACTTTCAAAAACATTTCAGAAATTCTGGGCGAGGATGCCGCTCCGCTTTTGGAGCATAAGTGTTCGACGATTCCCAAAGCCCAGCTTCATCTGCCCGGCCCGGATTTTGTCGACCGCATCTTTGTTCCCTCGGACCGCCCGCCTTCGGTTTTGCGGAATTTGCAGATGATCTTCAATCACGGCCGGCTGGCCGGCACCGGCTATGTTTCCATCCTGCCGGTCGATCAAGGCATCGAGCATTCCGCCGGTGCTTCATTTGCGCCGAATCCGATTTATTTTGACCCGGAGAATATTGTCAAGCTGGGCATCGAAGGCGGCTGCAACGCGGTGGCAAGCACGCTGGGCGTTTTGGGGGCGGTTTCGCGAAAGTATGCGCACAAGATTCCATTCATTTTGAAAATCAATCATAATGAGTTTTTGTCGTATCCCAATAAATACGACCAGATTCTATTTGCCAACGTCAAGCAGGCATTCAACATGGGCGCGGTGGCCATCGGCGCAACGGTTTATTACGGCTCGGATGAATCGTCGCGGCAAATTCAGGAAATCTCCGCGGCGTTTGCCCATGCCCACGAGCTGGGGCTGGTCACGATTCTGTGGTGTTATCTCAGAAATTCCGCCTTCAATGTCAAAGGCGACAAGGATTATCATGTCTCGGCCGATCTGACCGGACAGGCCAACCATCTTGGCGTCACGATTGAAGCCGATATTGTCAAACAAAAATTGCCGGAAAACAACGGCGGCTATAATGCGCTGAAATTCGGGAAAACCCACAAGTCGGTTTATGAGAAACTGACCTCGGAGCATCCGATCGATCTCACTCGGTATCAAGTGGCCAATTGCTACATGGGCCGCATTGGCTTGATCAATTCCGGCGGCGCCTCCACCGGCAAGGGCGAGTCCGACCTGAAAGAGGCGGTGAAGACTGCCGTCATCAACAAACGCGCCGGCGGCATGGGCTTGATCTCCGGCCGCAAGGCTTTTCAAAAATCCATGAGCGAGGGCGTGGAGTTGTTGAACGCGATTCAAGACGTTTATTTGAGCACTGAAATAACGGTTGCGTAG
- a CDS encoding cysteine peptidase family C39 domain-containing protein produces the protein MGLTKQPDNYSCGPTCVYNALYLLGNGKVSFEKIKRACGTHWWNGTDESGLRRALRRLGYEGLERQWMHRADRREALAWLREQHSQNHPVILCVDNFDHWVLAAGSTEKKIIVLDPYGGHKGATASSYSRTALAKRWWSVDREKKEGCYYAMAVMPSQKKAKRHALNAIPLTSPEVLNRLKDASNDLLPVSQSLIDVFGRTKRGKKLADLLSEYSPYLLERIDYWWAGIDRARIRQELRNFMAFARGRQLRYTPARREQVLLDIAVLLVLHTFYKPEELMAQAGD, from the coding sequence ATGGGACTCACCAAACAACCAGACAACTATAGCTGTGGTCCGACCTGCGTATATAACGCGCTGTATTTGCTCGGCAATGGCAAGGTTTCATTTGAAAAAATCAAGCGCGCCTGCGGCACACATTGGTGGAACGGCACCGACGAGTCCGGCTTGCGCCGAGCTTTGCGACGCTTGGGTTATGAAGGGTTGGAGCGGCAATGGATGCACCGTGCCGACCGCAGAGAAGCCCTGGCATGGTTGCGTGAGCAACACAGCCAAAATCATCCAGTGATTTTGTGCGTGGATAATTTCGATCACTGGGTGTTGGCAGCCGGCTCGACGGAGAAAAAAATTATTGTCCTGGACCCCTATGGTGGCCACAAGGGGGCCACCGCTTCGAGTTATTCGCGCACCGCCCTGGCCAAGCGCTGGTGGAGCGTCGATAGGGAGAAAAAGGAAGGCTGCTATTATGCGATGGCGGTGATGCCGAGCCAAAAAAAAGCCAAACGCCATGCGTTGAACGCCATTCCGCTGACGAGTCCGGAGGTGTTGAACCGCCTGAAGGACGCTTCGAACGATTTGCTGCCGGTCTCGCAATCATTGATCGATGTGTTTGGCCGGACGAAACGGGGCAAAAAGCTCGCCGATCTGTTGTCGGAATATTCGCCGTATCTTTTGGAACGCATCGATTATTGGTGGGCCGGCATCGACCGCGCCCGCATCCGGCAGGAGCTGCGCAACTTCATGGCGTTTGCGCGCGGCCGGCAGTTGCGTTACACTCCCGCCCGGCGCGAGCAGGTGCTTTTGGATATTGCTGTTTTGTTGGTTTTGCACACTTTTTACAAACCGGAAGAGTTGATGGCGCAGGCGGGAGATTAA
- a CDS encoding VOC family protein, with protein sequence MIELNMVGHVHLKVADLKRAVKFYTEVLGFRVTERVANFAFLTLSNRHHDLALQEVGPNAPRPAPHAIGLFHVAFELPDLRALAEAYIKLHEANVPIAGAVDYGISKTLYFSDPDGNGLELYVDTRRERSKWGGLSQPLDIEALLALRNS encoded by the coding sequence ATGATCGAGCTGAACATGGTTGGACACGTGCATCTCAAAGTCGCCGACCTCAAGCGGGCGGTGAAATTTTATACCGAGGTGCTGGGCTTTCGCGTGACGGAGCGCGTGGCGAATTTTGCCTTTCTCACGCTCAGCAACCGGCATCATGATTTGGCATTGCAGGAAGTTGGTCCGAATGCGCCCCGGCCTGCGCCTCATGCCATTGGCCTTTTTCATGTGGCCTTCGAGCTGCCGGATTTGCGGGCGCTGGCCGAGGCTTATATCAAGCTGCACGAAGCGAATGTCCCAATTGCCGGCGCGGTGGATTATGGCATCAGTAAAACGCTGTACTTTTCCGATCCAGACGGCAACGGCCTCGAGTTGTACGTCGATACCCGCCGCGAGCGGTCGAAATGGGGAGGCCTTTCGCAGCCGCTGGATATCGAGGCGCTGCTGGCCTTGCGAAATTCGTAA
- the sppA gene encoding signal peptide peptidase SppA — translation MIRFRRKKIPRLAVLRIDGVIEEGDEDSLPRRVSSALEDVEHVKAKALIVRINSPGGTVGATQEIYDALRKFRAEKKMPLVASMGDVAASGGVYVSMAAERVLANPGTVTGSIGVIIRSRNLSQLFSKVGVEAEVVKSGQFKDTPAYYRSLTEAERGMLQEMINDTYEQFVDAIMRGRNLSPAKVRQFADGRVMTGRQALACGLIDELGGFDRAVEIAKQLAHLTAEPDIIEVGRVKPKLWERLSRRFIGGFGMHEISTRLDGIPLYLMPRV, via the coding sequence ATGATTCGTTTTCGCCGTAAAAAAATTCCGCGCCTCGCCGTCTTGCGTATTGACGGTGTCATCGAAGAAGGTGACGAAGATTCCCTGCCGCGCCGTGTCTCCTCGGCGTTGGAAGATGTCGAGCATGTCAAAGCCAAAGCTTTGATCGTGCGCATCAATTCGCCCGGCGGCACCGTCGGCGCCACGCAGGAGATCTATGACGCCCTGCGCAAATTTCGCGCGGAGAAAAAAATGCCGCTGGTCGCTTCCATGGGCGACGTGGCCGCCTCCGGCGGGGTTTACGTTTCCATGGCCGCCGAACGAGTATTGGCCAATCCCGGAACCGTCACCGGCTCGATCGGCGTCATCATTCGCTCGCGCAACCTCAGCCAGCTTTTTAGCAAAGTTGGCGTCGAGGCGGAAGTCGTCAAATCCGGCCAGTTCAAAGACACGCCGGCATACTATCGCAGCTTGACCGAGGCCGAGCGCGGCATGTTGCAAGAAATGATCAACGATACTTACGAGCAATTCGTTGACGCCATTATGCGCGGCCGCAATCTTTCGCCCGCCAAAGTGCGCCAATTTGCCGATGGCCGGGTGATGACCGGCCGCCAGGCCCTGGCCTGCGGCCTCATCGACGAACTGGGCGGCTTCGACCGCGCCGTCGAAATCGCCAAACAACTCGCGCACCTCACCGCCGAGCCTGACATCATCGAAGTCGGCCGCGTCAAGCCGAAACTTTGGGAACGCCTCAGCCGGCGTTTTATCGGCGGTTTCGGCATGCACGAAATCAGTACGCGGCTGGATGGCATTCCGCTGTATTTGATGCCACGAGTATGA
- a CDS encoding TSUP family transporter, which produces MLPLPAQLVILFGVGALTGFINILAGGGSLLALPILIFLGLPAATANGTNRIAILIQNIAAAAGFHQLNVLPWRLSLLASIPAIAGAIVGANLAIDIPDALFKQILAGIMIAVLISISFDPSKRLRTNSKPLAGARVVLFLIGYFGIGLFGGFIQAGVGFLIISLMMLCGFDLVKTNAVKVLVTLIFTVAALIVFILHGEVNYLLGISLGLGSAAGGWLGTRFAVKKGHDWIRAFVVVMGVIFAVKLLWDSL; this is translated from the coding sequence ATGCTTCCGCTTCCGGCCCAACTGGTGATTCTTTTCGGCGTCGGCGCATTGACCGGCTTCATCAACATCCTTGCCGGCGGCGGTTCGCTGCTGGCCTTGCCGATTTTGATTTTCCTTGGCCTGCCGGCGGCGACCGCCAACGGCACGAACCGCATTGCCATCCTGATTCAAAACATCGCTGCTGCCGCGGGATTTCACCAGCTCAATGTATTGCCCTGGCGCCTCAGTCTGCTCGCTTCGATCCCGGCAATTGCCGGCGCGATTGTCGGCGCCAATCTGGCCATCGACATCCCAGACGCCTTGTTCAAGCAAATTCTTGCCGGCATCATGATCGCGGTGTTGATCTCGATCAGTTTCGATCCGAGCAAACGCTTGCGCACCAACTCCAAGCCGCTGGCCGGTGCGCGGGTGGTGTTGTTTCTGATCGGCTATTTCGGCATCGGTCTCTTCGGCGGCTTCATTCAGGCCGGCGTCGGTTTTTTGATCATCAGCCTGATGATGCTTTGCGGCTTTGATTTGGTGAAAACCAATGCCGTGAAAGTTTTGGTGACCTTGATCTTCACCGTCGCGGCATTGATTGTCTTCATCCTGCACGGCGAGGTGAATTATCTTTTGGGCATCAGCCTGGGCCTGGGCAGCGCCGCCGGCGGCTGGCTGGGAACGCGGTTCGCCGTCAAAAAAGGGCACGATTGGATTCGCGCTTTTGTCGTGGTGATGGGCGTTATTTTCGCGGTGAAATTGCTGTGGGATTCACTTTAG
- a CDS encoding response regulator — protein MQMEAELLPPKVLVVDANVRHCMLYRMEMEAQGYEVVCAHNGQDAMQQLQQRRFDIAVIDVILPDISGIDLVEQILTTRQRPQGRHLPIIINTAYPYFPQQSRRWFADAYILKSSNLDELMGKITSFLQRDRRRNKPKRS, from the coding sequence ATGCAAATGGAAGCGGAGCTTTTGCCACCAAAGGTTTTGGTGGTCGATGCCAATGTGCGGCATTGTATGCTGTACCGGATGGAAATGGAGGCACAGGGGTATGAAGTCGTCTGTGCTCACAACGGTCAGGATGCCATGCAGCAATTGCAACAACGACGATTTGATATCGCCGTTATCGATGTTATCCTGCCGGATATAAGCGGAATTGACCTCGTCGAACAAATTCTCACCACTCGCCAGAGGCCCCAAGGACGCCACCTGCCCATCATCATCAACACGGCATATCCGTATTTCCCACAACAAAGCCGGCGCTGGTTTGCCGACGCCTACATTCTTAAATCATCCAATCTTGATGAGTTGATGGGAAAAATCACCTCGTTTTTGCAACGAGATCGCCGCCGCAATAAGCCCAAACGCTCCTAA
- a CDS encoding glucose-6-phosphate dehydrogenase assembly protein OpcA, translated as MSADELVDGFVKGEPLAVAVDEIATKLEALWQGLTAQMPDCTRACNLNLLLFSPHEGAYERAAHQLVELTRRQPARVIALIAEPEADENEISSYVSAHFHDVDGKKTGCEQITISAKGNVVDKLPEIVVPLIASDLPAVLWWQGDLPEESVLFEKLIAASRQLIFDSADGRDAGATLSQARALTLNWESGVCSDLNWRRTARWREVVAEFLESPVAASRREQLAEISVEAVAAPEGDVHFAQPLLFLGWLANLLSWKLNEPLTAEATAGSENIFRTSWQAASREAIGKVVLRQPESGTDETTMPGGTLSVQIRFQPDDGALVFSAQRNFHQGKAAVQVTEGGQTISETTLDFSETPAAELLSQEITSPGREAVYESALRFATQLI; from the coding sequence ATGTCTGCGGACGAATTGGTTGATGGTTTTGTCAAGGGAGAACCTCTCGCCGTCGCGGTCGATGAGATTGCCACGAAACTGGAGGCGCTGTGGCAAGGCCTCACTGCCCAAATGCCAGATTGCACGCGCGCCTGCAACCTGAATCTGTTGCTCTTTTCCCCCCATGAAGGCGCTTACGAAAGAGCGGCGCATCAACTTGTGGAACTGACGCGCCGCCAACCTGCCCGCGTCATCGCACTGATTGCAGAGCCGGAGGCGGATGAAAATGAAATTTCTTCCTATGTTTCGGCGCATTTTCATGACGTTGACGGCAAAAAAACGGGATGCGAGCAAATCACCATCAGCGCCAAAGGAAATGTCGTTGACAAGCTGCCAGAAATCGTCGTCCCGCTCATCGCCAGCGATTTGCCGGCGGTGTTGTGGTGGCAGGGCGATCTTCCCGAAGAGAGCGTTCTCTTTGAGAAGCTGATTGCGGCCAGCCGGCAATTGATTTTTGATTCGGCGGATGGCCGCGATGCTGGCGCTACGCTTTCCCAGGCGCGGGCCTTGACTTTAAACTGGGAAAGCGGCGTTTGCAGCGATCTCAACTGGCGGCGAACGGCGCGTTGGCGCGAGGTGGTCGCGGAATTTTTAGAATCGCCAGTGGCTGCTTCGCGCCGCGAACAGTTGGCAGAAATCAGCGTCGAAGCCGTTGCGGCGCCGGAAGGCGATGTGCATTTCGCTCAACCCCTGCTTTTTCTCGGCTGGCTGGCCAATTTGTTGAGTTGGAAGCTCAATGAGCCTTTGACGGCGGAGGCTACCGCCGGGAGTGAAAATATTTTCCGGACGAGTTGGCAAGCCGCCAGCCGGGAAGCGATTGGCAAAGTTGTGTTGCGCCAGCCCGAGTCCGGCACGGATGAAACGACAATGCCGGGCGGCACTCTTTCTGTGCAAATTCGGTTTCAGCCGGATGATGGCGCGCTGGTGTTTTCGGCGCAGCGAAACTTCCATCAGGGGAAGGCGGCCGTGCAAGTCACTGAGGGCGGGCAAACCATTTCCGAAACGACGCTGGATTTTTCCGAGACGCCGGCCGCAGAATTGTTGTCGCAGGAAATCACGTCACCCGGCCGCGAGGCGGTTTATGAAAGCGCTTTGCGTTTCGCGACGCAGCTTATTTGA